CTCCCTTCCACTTACTGTCTCCCAGACTAAAACACCTCcagtgtctgtctctttgtacatttagtcatttagcagacgctcttatccagagcgacttacagtaaaactGAGTTATTTGGTCCTTGATGCAGAATGACTGTTATTGTCAGGGTTTAGCAGCAGCTGTTACCCAAACTTCTTTTATCGCATCCTCCCCAGCATTATACAGTGGATATGCAAGCACTGGCTTGCTAATTTGTGTACCCTCTAAGAAAGAGAGCTGAATGCCATTTAGGGAAGTTTGTAATGCAGAgttgtgcattgtgtgtgtgtgagatgtgtgtgtgtgtttctgtgtgggggggtctgtctgtttctgccaGCTGGGCCACTGTGAGTAGAAGagttgaggaagggagagatgggacaACAGAAGGGGAGAATGACTCACTAGTTGTCTCCCTCCATTCTTCCCCCCATCCCATGTCCCAGCAGTACCAGGGGCCTGATTTGTTGTGACAGCGGCCGCTGAAATGATCTGTTTTCATTCATCCTCTTCGAACCAATGGAAGaacctatgtatgtgtgtgcgtgtgtgctgaaATAAAGTGTGAAAAAAAGTGACCCATAAACATAGATCTGAAATATGCTACAGTGTGTGCATCAGGaatgaaggcacacacacacaccactcacacacacacataggatgaAACCTACGATTCAATTAACTTCCAAAAACATgtcaaaagtgtgtgtatgtgggagagagatagacatagaaagagagacaggcaatgACAGAAAGGACAGGAAAAAAGACCATGTGACTTGTCTGTCTTGTCAGCCACAGCTTGTGACACCCAGCATGGAGGCTGGTGAATGTCAAGTGTTGGGGATTCTTCGAGGAACCCAGGGAGAAGCCCAAGGGTTTGGGACTTAAAGTGTTGACAGGCTGTCGATGTGCCGTCGACAGCGATTGTGGAAGTGTGTTATTGACCCGGAAACACTTTCCAGATGGACCCACAACAAAGTTTGGTTTTGAGGGTTTTTGTTGCGCTACAGTATCTGCCAGAAAAGAGAAGATTCCCCAATGTAAGGGCCCTTATTAATGACTGCCAGGCGATGTTCTGCTGTATATCCTTGCATGCCCCTGGATTAGGTTAGGCCTGGCTCAAATTGGAGGCCATGTTTCCTACATTTCTGAAAGGTAAATCCAGGTACAAAATCATTTGTAAAGTCTAAATTTACTGGAAAGCAGACGAACAATGATAATACTGGACCACACATGATTAAATTAAATCCCACGTAAACAATGTGCTGTACAGGCCGGCTGCCTTTGACGTAGAAAAGCATAAAACAATAGACTTTATTTTCCAGTAATCTAAAGGTGAACCTTCCTAAAGGGATTTTCTTCAGGGAGATTTCCGGGCTCTCAAAGATTAAAAGACTGGGAACGGAGGCTGTGGTCTTTAGCTGCTTTCTGTGCTGTCCTCCAAGAGTGTACACCATGTGATGTATGCTATAGTCCCAGGGTTATTTGTTATGCAATAGAATGGAATGGTGAACCCTTGACACTTTTTCacaagggggatggggggggggggggggcagggggggggttgGCTCCTTTTAACAGGAAACATTGCCAAAACAGCTGGCGTAAAGGTGGATTGCTTCATATTGTTGATGGATTTAAAAGCTCCAGTTACCCTTTATGTTCAGAGAAGATCATCGTATTCAATGCTAATTAGTCACAATTGAAACTACAGGAGTGAATACAAATGCTGTTGCATTAGAAAGGCAATGCCCATCTTGTTCTAATCGTCGGCAGGAGAACACATTTGCAACAGAGACATTATAGGGCAAATACTCACCTTCATTTTATATATCACTTTCACGTGCTTCCCTATCACCTTTGTTCGACACTAGAACGTGTCTAATAAGAGAACGATTCTGTTAATGAAGGGATCATGGACAAGTGCTGTCGCTATATATAGTCGTATCTATGGGCTTGGAATATCATTTTAGTGAGAGGCTCTGCCTGTGTTTTCAAGGAGAGATCTAAATATAGGATGCTGCGTGATTACTTCAGCTTCAGTGGAGCACCACCACAGattgagctggaggagctgaagagaggagaggaggaggagatggtcaCGAGCAGGCTTAGAGAGATATCCCAGGGTTTGTCATTTCTACTCAGGAGCTGAGGCAGAAAGTCACATGGCTCCTCATCATACCACAACACAGAGGAGGGGCTTGGGGTGGTCTCTCCATCATACAGGTTGCAAGCAGTCTGTAAATCGTTATATAATTTAAAGAAATTGAATGGCTTCTCTTTGAAAAACTTGAACTGGAGGCTGGGTAAACAAATAAATGACAGATATGCTTGAATGCCTCGTTTATTTTGTATTGACCAAATCATGTACAATGATTTTGCAAAATGCAAtacatgtctgtctctcatacactcacacgcacacaaacgcacgtgcagacacacacacagacacgcacgcacgcacagtcAAACACTAATAATGATAAATAATAGTTTTGTAAATAAGGTAGACAGACAGTGACACCTCCTGGATAGTACTGTTGCATTACAAGAATATCGTCAGATGGCTTCTTGTCTATATGAACTGATTCATATTGAGTGAATTGAGCTGAAAGCGAGCCAGCTAAGTGCAAACCTGATTACTTTTTGCTTGGAGGCTCAATATTGGATCCCTTTTGTGACAACATTCGCTACGGGTCGAACATTTTTTATATAAGGTTCTCATCACCGTGAAGACATAATAATATCCGATAGATGGCAGTGTCTACTTAATTTTCTTTACCCTTCCCCTTAACTAGGCTGGGTATTTCTCTTCCGGGTCACGCAAGTAACTTCCTCTTTCGGTTGTTGTCTAGTACGTGTGGAAGGTAATAGATTTTACTCCTTACACTACCTTTTAAATCATAATGAATCCTTcgttctgtgtgttctgtaaGATCTCTCAATCGATGTATACAACATAACGCCATTTTATCAACACAGCCGTATAAACATTTAATGATTTGTTATCACTGATAACTTAATATAATGTAATATTTAGCCTTGCCTGAATTTCTGTCCCGCAGTATAGGCTAAAAGCGTAAGCTAACGTGCATCAGCCTGTCTGAACATGCCGAACGATTGGAACTTTTAAGTCAACCTATGCTGCATAACAGCTTTTATTATAGTACACGTGGGAATAATCCCATGCCGTTATTTAATAGGTAGATCGTTCTGTGTCGATCTAGCTTGCTCTATTTCCAGTTCGTACAAGTATGGATGCTACAAGCTACGATGATAGCTTGGCAATGTTGCAAGGGACAAAACGCACTGCATCCACACCAAACTGCTTTTCTCAGTATCTAGCTAGATATTCAACTTTAATTTCTGTTTCCACAGATCACAGAAGTTGCAATGGCAAAGTCAAAGAATCACACAACCCACAACCAATGTGAGTAAATGAACGGTTATTTTTTACAAGACGACGCCATATTCCAAATATTACCCATGTAGAAAATGTTCTGCCATAGTAGCATACCTTTAGCTAAAATGTGAAATTGGCAATCTAAAAGACTTGTCAGTTAGCTAGCTGACTTGTGTTTGTTTCCTCAGCCCGCAAAGCCCACAGGAACGGGATCAAGAAGCCCACCTCTCACCGATATGAGTCTCTGAAGGGGGTATGTATAACTTTCTCTGGACGTTGGTTTGACAACCAAACCCTGTCCTTTGAATGGCTGCCTCTCCCAATATGCTGTTTTTGTATTGCAACGTGTGATCTGCTGAATGAAGAAAGGTTTCTTGAAATGTTGTAGAAAGCCTGTTTTTCTAGCTGGGCATTTAGCCCAACTTGAGACAATGTAGTTTAGATGCTTTCATCTTCAGCAAATGTTATCTATGCCGTTATCCGAGGTACTCATCATACCATTGTACTTTGTGGTAGTGTTGGCCTTGTTATCCTTTGTCATATTAAATATCTTGATTGAAGTTGTCATAGTGCTGACAGGAGGCATGCCCCTGACACAGCTGTAAAAAAGCAAATGACACACACCAGTGGTGGAATGAATCCCCCCTTTCCTACaagttgttttgtatgtttgtcCTGAATGTTTTTGCCCTCGCTGAACTTGAAAGATTGGTTGTTATAATTGGTACTATTGGTTATATATTCCATTTGTAATCATACAATTTAAGGTATTTTTCTCCAGGTGTAAGGAAGGATGGCTCTAAACTGGTTTATATGTTCCTTTCTCACATCTTGTTTAGTCTGTTATACCCTGGTGTTTCTCCCTTGAGTTGATGAGAAGTCAGTCATTCGGGTGCGCACCAATAATCTAAATTGGGTGGTCCCGCGCCTTCAGACAGTGTTGTCAACAAGCAGCTGCTTTATCAGTAGTGTCATCAAATGTACTTTTGCATGAAGATCAACACTAGTATTGTATGGCCAAACAAGATTTTATGATTTCCAGTGTTTCAAGCCAGACTTGAAACATCAGGGGGAACTTCAGTTTGATTGGGACTCTAGTCAAATGTAGTTGTTAGAAAAATACCTCAAGATGCAGCCTCACGCTGAAATACACGTACCTAATATACTTATGCCCTCTCATGCAGGTGGACCCCAAGTTCATGAGGAACATGCGTTTTGCCAAGAAACACAACAAGAAGGGTGCCAAGGCAATGGCCCCCAAGGCAGTGGCCCCCAAGGCTGAGGCTCCTAAATAGTCTGCTAGAGGATCCCTGTTTGTCCTTGTTCCATAGACTTTGTCATCACAATAAAGCTATGctttgttaaaaaaaagaaacatggaTGTTCCGTATCTCCTGGTGTATTGTTCAGGTCATTATTCTTTGGCATGATTAGGAATAAGAGTCTGGAATAGCCCCGGTTGTATGGAGGCTATTAAAAGGCACTTCTGGCTCCAGACCCTCGTGTTCCCCAGGCTCATCCTCTCCAAGCGACAGCCCTGTACATTCACTGAGCGACAAATATTACTGCATTCCAAACGGGGCTGTTAAATTGATCCCCACTTTGTGTAAACATTGACTCTGCCTAAGGCGGCTCTTCAGTTAAGTTTATACACCCAGGCAGGACATTCTCATGCAATAAATTATCCACATGCTGATTCTCTTGCAAATCACCAATAGCGTAATAATGAGTATGATTATTGTACAGCCAGTACTCATGTCTTGTTTCAATTGACCTGTTGCGTAACCATAAATGGTATTTGAATGGTATTACATTATACAAGGAATGCAGGAAAACAGTTGACCGTCTATACACTGGTCTCTCCATCCTTGTGATTAGTATTGTTTGAACTTCAATATTAACGTATATATTGAGTCTAGCATGTCTAAAACTGAACCACCCACTTTTCTTACTTTATCATAACTTGTTCTATCCATAGCCATTAGACCACAGCCATGCATGTAACAACTGCTATACTATACACTTTGAAGGAGCTTTTCTCTGACATGAATTTGGGGCATTGAGAGGTCATGGAAGCCTAGACCTTGTCTAAATATTCCAGAAGTAATCTGCTGTCACCACAGAAGTTGCTAATGTCTCATCTTTGCTTTAGTAAATATGTACACAATCATGACTCAAAGTTGCCATAATTACTTTATAAAAGTATTTCAGGGATTACAGATTTGACTCTTATGGTATTACACGTGAATGAATTTGGATTTTCTTTGGTGTTCTCTATTCAACTCCTTTCATGAAATCCAAAAACTctggagaagaaagaaaagattGAACATTTCAAATAGTCAAATTAGTGACTGGTGACTACAATTTAATTTTTGGCCTTAATCTTACCATCATAGTCGATCCTCCCATCATTGTTCTTATCTCCGTCCCTCATCAGTTCCTCCAGGTCATCCTCAGTGATGCCCTCGCCCGTTGAGTCAAGCATCATCCTCAACTCCTCCAGATCTATGTAGCCGTCTTTGTTCCTGAAGATGACACATTCAGAAAAAAGAACTTAGACATACGTATCATTGCAGTTTCAAGTAGGATGGGCACTGCCAggttatagcggttcatgtttaAATTCTAGTTTAATTTCAATGTACTTGTCAAACATTCTGAAGAGGTCAGCCAGTTCCTCCTCAGTCTTCCCTTTGCTGTCATCCTTCATGCATCTCACCATCATGACCAGGAACTCGTCAAAGTCCACCGTGCCACTACCTGCATCAAAGACGTTTTCAACTTTCAATGAGAAACACCatttgatatgattttgttgAACCTCATTTCTAGTTACAGAATACAGTGTATGTCACGTGTGAGTAGGCTACCATCCTCATCGACTTCCTTGATCATCTCCAGCAGCTCCGCAGGTGTGGGGTTCTGACCCAACATCCTCATCACCTTGCCCAGCTCCTTGGTACTGATGCAGCCGTCCTCTGCATCCTGGACGAAGATGTCAAACGCAGCACGGAACTCTACATCACACAGGAGAAATAGCTGTTGCTTCTCAGACAGGGAAGGAAAGTCTAAATAATGTTAACAAAAACTTCCAAAGATAATTCAGGTTGATGTGGTAGAACTGTACAGTAGCTAGGAGTGCTACAAATCATGTTGTACCATGTTTCTGTTCCTCTGTCAGCTGCTCTACCTGTGAGAAAGATGTGACACAAGCTTGAATCCCATGTTGACTATCACTATACCATAACAAAATTAAACAAATGTGCAAGTACAACTCAAATGCATCTATCAGAATGACATTCTCAGTGATGAATGCTTGTCATTGAGGTATCCACATTTCCCCACCATGTGCTTTGTTTTGTCATCTTATAAGAGCTATTTAGAGTGAAAACAATAGGGCAATAAAGGTTTTAATAAAGACCACTATTGCTCACATATGGTTTTGGCAAAACAATGACATGTAATCTTGATAAAGCTACCCGGAATTAATATTAGAAACAGCTGCTTGTGCTGGAGTCTGAGCTCAATGCTAGATCAGACTCGGCTCCAGAACGAATTAGATGGGTGGGCTTTTTTTTCACAAGGGGGGCACGCATTTACAGCGCATGTATTTGAGTCAAAATAAGAGTAGTCTACATATTCTGCAGGAAAGTGTAGCCATCTTGATATTACtttatagccaatgccagtaTTAAAGGAATATATTGTAGAGGAGATGGGAAAAATTGAGTCTGGACAACTTTTCTCTTTTGGCACACAAACTCGTGTGTCGTAACAACTACAACAAACGGCCTGTCACCGTTGCTCTAAACCgattatttcccccccccctgcctggtAAATACGGTTTGGGTATTGCTGCAACAAAACTTGGTTTGGATGGTTTATCCCAAGATCATCTGGGGCCCGGGGTATCTGTTCCAGGACGAAATCAACCGTAGCGCAAGCCTTGTCATCATTTAGAAGGACAACTGAAACTAGCACTAATGTTATCAGACAGTATATCAAGTAGACTATAAACTCATATTTTAACAGAAATAAACTGGTAGTCCCAGGTAAAAGCAATGAGACAAACTGGAAAATGTTCCACTTACTGCTGCTTTGTAGATGTCATCCATAGTGAGAATCTGAAAAAgaacaaccacacactcacacacctaatCACTCACACTGGAGTCAACCCTACTAGAACAAGATGCTGGTTGTGTGCTGACATGATATACTATAATTCTTGCATGGAAAGCCCCACCCTCCGAGTCTAATAGCCTATGACCTTTTAAATGGGATGGCAatgaaaagcatgaattaacacTGTTGTATTTTTTGCctcatctttttttatttatcttaCCAACAAATGTGCTCTTAACTTAAACTTAACATATCTTCAGTGGGATACTGCTGTAATTAACATTTGAAGTACATTTGAAGTATATTTgaatactagagagggtacaatttctggggaaattgtgaggtgtgttggcggctgctgcagctggggcattaaaagaaaatatatattttactataaCATCTCCTCACCTATGGAGTAATGACTATTCCCCAAGCCAGAACAAATGATTGTTAGACAAGTTTGAACTCATATAACAAACCCCAAATGTTTATTCTTACATATTTTAGTTTTTGCCCTAGGGCTGTTAAATTGGTCCCCACTTTGTGTAAACATTGACTCTGCCTAAGGCGGCTCTTCAGTTAAGTTTATACACCCAGGCCGGACATTCACATGCGATAAATTATCTGCATGCTGATTCTCTTGCAAATCACCAATAGCGTAATAATGAGTATGATTATTGTACAGCCAGTACTCATGTCTTGTTTCAATTGACCTGTTGCGTAACCGTAAATGGTATTTGAATGGTATTACATTTTACAAGGAATGTAGGAAAACAGTTGACCGTCTATACACTGGTCTCTCCATCCTTGTGATTAGTATTGTTTGAACTTCAATATTAATGTATATATTGAGTCTAGCATGTCTAAAACTGAACCACCAACTTTTCTTGCTTTATCATAACTTGTTCTATCCATAGCCATTAGACCACAGCCATGCATGTAACAACTGCTATACTATACACTTTGAAGGAGCTTTTCTCTGACATGAATTTGGGGCATTGAGAGGTCATGGAAGCCTAGACCTTGTCTGAATATTCCAGAAGTAATCTGCTGTCACCACAGAAGTTGCTAATGTCTCATCTCTGCTTTAGTAAATATGTGCACAATCATGATTCAAAGTTGCCATAATTACTTTATAAATGTATTTCAGGGATTACAGATTTGACTCTTATGGTATTACACGTGAATGAATTTGGATTTTCTTTGGTGTTCTCTATTCAACTCCTTTAATGAAATCCAAAAACTctagagaaaaaagaaaagattgaACATTTCAAATAGTCAAATTAGTGACTGGTGACTACAGTTTAATTTTTGGCCTTAATCTTACCATCATAGTCGATCCTCCCATCATTGTTCTTATCTCCGTCCCTCATCAGTTCCTCCAGGTCATCCTCAGTGATGCCCTCGCCCGTTGAGTCAAGCATCATCCTCAACTCCTCCAGATCTATGTAGCCGTCTTTGTTCCTGAAGATGACACATTCAGAAAAAAGAACTTAGACATACGTATCATTGCAGTTTCAAGTAGGATGGGCACTGCCAggttatagcggttcatgtttaAATTCTAGTTTAATTTCAATGTACTTGTCAAACATTCTGAAGAGGTCAGCCAGTTCCTCCTCAGTCTTCCCTTTGCTGTCATCCTTCATGCATCTCACCATCATGACCAGGAACTCGTCAAAGTCCACCGTGCCACTACCTGCATCAAAGACGTTTTCAACTTTCAATGAGAAACACCatttgatatgattttgttgAACCTCATTTCTAGTTACAGAATACAGTGTATGTCACGTGTGAGTAGGCTACCATCCTCATCGACTTCCTTGATCATCTCCAGCAGCTCCGCAGGTGTGGGGTTCTGACCCAACATCCTCATCACCTTGCCCAGCTCCTTGGTACTGATGCAGCCGTCCTCTGCATCCTGGACGAAGATGTCAAACGCAGCACGGAACTATACATCACACAGGAGAAATAGCTGTTGCTTCTCAGACAGGAAAGGAAAATCTAACTAATGTTACCGAAAACTTCCAAAGATAATTCAGGTTGATGTGGTAGAACTGTACAGTAGCTAGGGGTGCTACATATCATGTTGAACCATGTTTCTGTTCCTCTGTTATCTGATACCTTAACAAAATTAAACAAATGTGCAAGTACAACTCAAATGCATCTATCAGAATGACATTCTCAGTGATGAATGCTTGTTTGTCATCCTATAAGAGCTATAATACACTGAAAACAATAGGGCAATAAAAGTTCTAATAAAGAACACTATTGTTCACGTATGGTTTTGGCAAAACAATGACATGTAATCTTGATAAAGCTACCCGGAATTAATATTAGAGACAGCTGCTTGTGCTAGAGTCTGAGCTCAATGCTAGATTCAACACAGACTATACAAAGGGAACCATGTAATGCAATACACACATTGGTCATGCATTTAAGGTCAGCAGTGGATGTTCTGGCAATAATAGATGTCACACTCGTTCATACTTTTGTGGGAGGGGATTGTCACCTGTAACTGTTGTAAGCCTAATTTACAGCCTTGTTTACGAACCTTGTCATCATTTATATGTATTACAAGGACAACTGAAACTAGCACTAATGTTATCAGACAGTATATCAAGTGGACTATAAACTCATATTTTAACAGAAATGAACTGTTAATCCCAGGTAAAAGCAATGAGACAAACTCATCCATAGTGAGAATCTGAAAAAgaacaaccacacactcacacacccaatcACTCACACTGGAGTCAACCCTACTAGTACAAGATGCCTGTGCTCttatcttaaccctcgtgctgcctttgggtcacatgacccaaaggttcataacgaaccatcgttgtgtttacccaattttacccaatacaaaaacaaattaaaataattttcttttaacctttgcaatgtggggggtctgagacagcctagctgttaaaagaaaatgcttcactttgtctttgtatgcggtaaatctgtcgcaatacgacggtgggtcacaatgactgatgggtcagaatgacccgaagataacacaagcgTTAAATTTAACATATCTTCAGTGGGATACTGCTGTAATTAACATTTGAAGTATATTTgaatactagagagggtacaatttctggggaaattgtgaggtaaGCTGGTGGCTGCTGCAGCTggagcataaaaaaaaaagtaatgacTATTCCCCAAGCCAGAACAAATTATTGTTAGACAAGTTTGAACTCATATAAGAAACCCTAAATGTTTATTCTTACttattttagtttttgctctacATTATTTTCTACTTTTGTTTTGAATGATGCTAATGACTTCAGTCTGTTAtgtaaaatagttttttttaagaAGTTGCCAATTTTGTTGTATTGTAAACATTGAATCAAGCAATAAAAaagccttgttttttttactttttattataaaggttaatatattttatattcttTGTCGCTTCCTTCCTTTTTGGGGAAAGAAAGTTTACTTTTGACACCAAATTAACAAAAAGTACAGTTTCTCTTCAaacctttattttgaaatgttttgcagAAATCAACCGgaaattttctttttcttttttatggaGGCGTCGGTTCAATCCGTTAGTTACGTTGAGTTGCATCATTTCCTTTTTATGCCCCTCTATTGGTCGCCGGGGACAACACATGTGAGTGTCTTCAATTAACATAGAAATCATCATGTCTGACAGTTATTAAGTATAGCTAAGCATTTTTATATATCAGCACACACGTGCGTAAGAACGTTATGCCTCGAGAACGTGCAGTAGCCATTCAAAACTTGAAATTGACTTGCTGGCTATctagttagccagctagctaactgCATTTTAGCTAGTACAGTTAGCTAGACCAGTCATTCTGATCCATACCAAGGATACGTCATTCCTAGCTAGGGATTGGAAATTAGCAATACCAATAGATAACAAAAAGCTACAGTGTAAATATGAACTGGAATGTGGTATTGACATTCAACAAGACCTAATATATATTGTGTAAAATTAGCACAGGTCTGTGCGGTTTTTCTAAGTACTGTCAATGTTGAACATTTAGGGTCCAAAAGCTTTGGAACTTTGTGAATTATTGGCAAGTTACAGTGACTCAGGGTTGTACTTAAGCTAAATTGGTTGAATTCCTATTTCAGTTCTAGTCCACTTCACATAGATATAATATCTCTTGCTCAAACTCAAACACTGTTGACTGATTGGTTTCCCAGAGACCATGGTAGAGCCAGTTCCTGATTCCATCAACTTTCCCTCTGAGGAGGAGCGTATTCTGCAGTTCTGGAAGGACAAAGATTGCTTTCAGGAATGTCTGAAACAATCCAAAAACAGGCCAAAGTAAGTGGTAAATCAGTCAGAAAGAATGACTACACATGATATTCTAATGTATCTCTGCTGATCAGTAGACGAATGTACAAATAGTTGACACCAAGCAAACCATACACCCAAGTCCAGTGTTCCCATCTAATGGTTCTGTCCCCTATCCAGATACACCTTTTACGATGGACCACCATTTGCCACTGGCCTTCCCCACTATGGCCACATCCTTGCTGGCACCATTAAAGACGTCGTCACCCGGTTTGCCCACCAGAGTGGCTTCCATGTAGACCGCAGGTTTGGCTGGGATTGTCATGGGTTACCTGTGGTAAGAATCTATTTGAGTTTTAATTGTAATTGGGGATACAGATTTGGTTTGCCTACAAATaggggtggtggggcggggcATATCACACGTAGAATTAGAATGAATAACTGATGTACCCTACATAATGCATTATAAGAGTTCCCAAACTCTTGGATGGTAGCTTTTCCTTGAATGAGTTAATTGCTAGGATTCGAGTTTGGTTTATATAGCATTCTCTACATTAAACCATTGCCTTAAAGCCATCATTCTCAACTGTATGGATTGGAAACATGTCCTTACACAAGTGCTGTTATCCCATGTGGAAGAGGTTGTTGACCTGTTTGGAAGTACTATCTGTACCATCTGCTCCTTACAAATGATAACAGTACAGCTGATCTCCGTCAGGCAGAGAGCTCTCGAAAAATATTGTGCTCCTTCTACTGTCCTGTGATTTAGACCGAGACCCGAGTTCCAAATGACAATGCCAGGTCATTCCATCTGTGTGATTCAATGCTCCTGTCATCCAATAACCCCCTAGGAATATGAGATCGATAAGACCCTGAATATCAAGGGACCTGAGGATGTGGCTAAGATGGGTATTGCTGAGTACAACAATCAGTGCAGGAAAATCGTCATGAGATATGCTGGCGAGTGGGAGGTGAGCAGATCTATCATTAGAGAATAAAGAGATTCATAGTGAAGAGACGTCACCTACTTCATAGTCACAGCATGTTTGCCATATATGAAACTGCTATAATTTGATAATATTATCCCTCAGACGTCGGTGAAAAGAATGGGCAGGTGGATTGACTTCAAGAATGACTACAAGACTCTCTACCCATGGTTTATGGAAACTGTCTGGTTAGTGAACACAGGAATTTGCACTTTGGAGAGTTGACTGGGGTTGTCTGGgcattgtacagtatgtatcGGAAGCTTTCCTCGAGAGAAGTGTATTGTGTATTGTCCAAAGGATAATACACATCCTTTAGGGATACATTGATGTATGTGCCACAGGTTAATATTGCAGTAA
The window above is part of the Osmerus mordax isolate fOsmMor3 chromosome 1, fOsmMor3.pri, whole genome shotgun sequence genome. Proteins encoded here:
- the rpl29 gene encoding 60S ribosomal protein L29; this encodes MAKSKNHTTHNQSRKAHRNGIKKPTSHRYESLKGVDPKFMRNMRFAKKHNKKGAKAMAPKAVAPKAEAPK
- the LOC136958888 gene encoding troponin C, slow skeletal and cardiac muscles-like, yielding MRMLGQNPTPAELLEMIKEVDEDGSGTVDFDEFLVMMVRCMKDDSKGKTEEELADLFRMFDKNKDGYIDLEELRMMLDSTGEGITEDDLEELMRDGDKNNDGRIDYDEFLDFIKGVE
- the LOC136941032 gene encoding troponin C, slow skeletal and cardiac muscles-like gives rise to the protein MDDIYKAAVEQLTEEQKHEFRAAFDIFVQDAEDGCISTKELGKVMRMLGQNPTPAELLEMIKEVDEDGSGTVDFDEFLVMMVRCMKDDSKGKTEEELADLFRMFDKNKDGYIDLEELRMMLDSTGEGITEDDLEELMRDGDKNNDGRIDYDEFLDFMKGVE